A region of Bacteroidota bacterium DNA encodes the following proteins:
- a CDS encoding DUF4259 domain-containing protein, whose amino-acid sequence MGAWDYGFFDNDAALDCVDALEDSENPKAFFKRAFSDALKSTYLDQDDAHAVTVSAVYIDFLLNGTHYGEDHENLLSFANAHPKLKVDDLRGEAVKALQKVIGPDSELQQLWAENKDDFPSWKRTIEDLIARLK is encoded by the coding sequence ATGGGAGCTTGGGACTACGGATTTTTTGACAATGACGCCGCGCTGGATTGCGTGGACGCGCTCGAAGACAGCGAAAACCCAAAGGCATTTTTCAAACGGGCGTTTTCTGATGCGCTCAAATCCACTTACCTCGATCAGGACGATGCCCATGCCGTGACCGTCTCGGCAGTCTATATCGACTTTCTCCTCAATGGCACGCATTATGGAGAAGATCACGAGAATTTGCTCTCATTTGCCAATGCACATCCCAAACTCAAGGTCGATGACCTGCGGGGAGAAGCCGTCAAGGCCCTGCAAAAGGTGATCGGCCCCGACTCCGAACTCCAACAACTCTGGGCAGAAAACAAGGATGATTTTCCGAGTTGGAAAAGGACGATCGAGGACCTCATCGCCCGGCTCAAATAA
- a CDS encoding FkbM family methyltransferase, translated as MFIYYCIAFVVLIVLLILLGNSVIGKAFFFKIKRGLKVDGFFSYAYVFNEIFLKKCYDVLEFKEGTVIFDVGANIGLSTMYFNQRAKNLNIFSFEPVPQIFEILKHNCSLVDNGNQLHLINKGLGAHPETIAMNYLQSASAMSSLHAFDVDKKRAHDYIYKQKAGIFKGIARYFLEKQMDNAVKTNVEITTLSDVISAHQITQIDLLKIDVEGFEENVLQGIQPEHFGIIQYIIIEIETFRKGRKERIMKILEDNHFMIVKEDDDGHWGILFAQKIK; from the coding sequence ATGTTCATCTATTATTGCATTGCATTCGTCGTTTTAATTGTGCTTTTGATTCTTCTTGGGAACAGCGTCATTGGCAAGGCATTTTTTTTCAAGATCAAGCGTGGCCTCAAAGTGGATGGCTTCTTCTCTTATGCCTATGTCTTCAATGAGATTTTTCTAAAAAAATGCTACGATGTTCTAGAATTTAAGGAAGGCACCGTAATTTTTGATGTCGGGGCCAATATTGGACTGAGCACAATGTATTTCAATCAACGTGCGAAGAACCTCAACATTTTTTCGTTTGAGCCCGTTCCTCAGATTTTTGAAATCCTGAAGCACAATTGTTCGCTTGTCGACAATGGCAATCAATTGCATTTGATCAACAAAGGATTGGGTGCACACCCGGAAACCATTGCGATGAACTATCTCCAATCGGCATCTGCAATGTCCTCGCTCCATGCATTTGACGTAGATAAAAAAAGAGCACACGACTACATTTACAAGCAAAAAGCGGGCATATTCAAGGGCATCGCGCGCTACTTCCTGGAAAAGCAGATGGACAATGCGGTGAAAACCAATGTTGAAATCACCACGCTCAGCGATGTCATTTCAGCCCATCAAATCACGCAGATCGATTTGCTCAAAATTGATGTTGAAGGCTTCGAGGAAAATGTTTTGCAGGGAATTCAACCCGAACATTTTGGCATTATTCAATATATCATCATCGAGATTGAAACTTTCAGAAAAGGGCGAAAAGAAAGAATCATGAAAATCTTGGAAGACAACCACTTTATGATTGTGAAGGAAGATGACGATGGCCATTGGGGAATCCTCTTTGCTCAGAAAATCAAGTGA
- a CDS encoding TfoX/Sxy family protein, protein MASDPHTLERLRRALQLRRIDWYEKRMFGGDCFMVDDKMCLGTFKGGIMFRVDPESGDALSQRENVAIMEQGGHAMPGFLLASPEAYDRDEDLDFWVDACLAYNPKAKASKKRAAKNGH, encoded by the coding sequence ATGGCATCTGATCCCCATACCTTGGAGCGCCTGCGGCGCGCACTTCAGCTCCGGAGGATAGACTGGTACGAAAAGCGCATGTTTGGCGGCGACTGTTTTATGGTCGATGACAAAATGTGTTTGGGCACCTTCAAAGGCGGTATCATGTTTCGGGTGGATCCTGAATCCGGCGATGCGTTGTCACAAAGGGAAAATGTGGCGATCATGGAGCAAGGTGGACATGCCATGCCGGGATTTTTGCTGGCATCGCCCGAAGCCTACGACCGCGACGAAGACTTGGACTTCTGGGTGGACGCCTGCCTTGCCTACAATCCAAAGGCAAAGGCAAGCAAAAAGCGGGCAGCAAAAAATGGGCATTGA
- a CDS encoding CotH kinase family protein, whose protein sequence is MKNLFLICCSLLFLGTLKAQTFSVTHTDTIPDNNTTVVFDVVVSGLPSVIDTNFGLETACLNMYHTYCSDMEVQLQAPDGTTILLFSGIGGGDDNFFNTCLEGTGTSVTQGTAPFTGTFKSQGTMGNVNNGQNPNGTWHLLCRDMAGADIGILTFWSITFGNNPAMPFIVSSSNLPIVKLTTLGAPISDDPKVPVQMQIIDNGPGVRNYVNQTNYAYEGRIMAEWQGFTGPGYPKKNYDFETVDAQGAELDTTILGMPRETDWMFKAEYLDHTLIKNTIAYEMARRMGGYAPRTRMCEVFLDGNYIGYYTLTEKVKRDVNRIDIAKLDPADVSGVELTGGYIIEMNINGEPGAWNSAYPCINNQTCTAPVEFKFVYPKASNIMPQQANYIHEYVDSFEDVLNGPNFADPVNGYRKFVKIETFIDFLIVNEFSVNYDSYGRSTYMYKEKATDGGKLKIGPPWDYDRAFEYWEPSRTSGWVWEITHPYWPFPFWWSKLWTEQTYRKQVACRWEMLRQTTLSNDSFNVMIDSLHAEIDEAQSRNFTVWNDLGGQTYQDQIDSLRSYITRRLAWMDAELAQENVAPPFVYLPSDTLVCAGTVYDASFNGPQFDYNWQPGPDSASITLNTSGIYTLQVTDQYGCYTRPQMDVTISVPDASFTGQQSGTSLNWTFTPNDPNGTSYAWNFGDGGTSAQMAPVYTYATDGSYLVTLTMADSIGCSDTDSSTIQFVFVGTEEFAIGLEGRIFPNPFTDRLEVALNLPAKGSGELTLSNELGQVLLQQEFRAGAQRLVLGTGSLPAGVYLLSVRMADQHVVHKVVKVTE, encoded by the coding sequence ATGAAGAATTTGTTCCTGATTTGTTGTTCACTGCTTTTTCTCGGCACGTTGAAGGCCCAGACCTTCTCCGTCACCCATACCGACACGATTCCCGACAACAATACCACGGTCGTGTTTGATGTCGTCGTGAGCGGCTTGCCTTCCGTGATCGACACCAATTTCGGGTTGGAAACGGCTTGTCTGAACATGTACCATACCTACTGTTCCGACATGGAGGTGCAATTGCAGGCACCAGATGGAACGACGATCTTGCTGTTTTCAGGCATCGGCGGCGGGGACGATAACTTTTTCAATACCTGCCTCGAAGGAACCGGGACGTCCGTTACGCAAGGAACAGCACCTTTTACCGGCACGTTCAAAAGCCAAGGCACGATGGGCAACGTCAACAATGGCCAAAACCCGAATGGAACTTGGCACCTGCTCTGCCGCGACATGGCCGGCGCAGACATCGGGATTCTGACGTTTTGGAGCATCACCTTCGGGAATAATCCTGCGATGCCGTTTATCGTCAGTTCCAGCAACCTCCCCATCGTGAAACTTACCACCTTGGGGGCTCCGATCAGCGACGACCCCAAAGTTCCCGTGCAAATGCAGATCATCGACAACGGACCTGGCGTGCGCAACTATGTGAACCAAACCAATTACGCCTACGAGGGAAGGATCATGGCCGAATGGCAGGGCTTCACAGGCCCCGGCTATCCCAAGAAAAACTACGATTTTGAAACTGTGGATGCCCAAGGCGCAGAATTGGACACCACGATCTTGGGAATGCCGCGCGAAACGGACTGGATGTTCAAGGCTGAATATCTGGACCATACGCTCATCAAAAACACGATTGCCTACGAAATGGCACGCCGCATGGGCGGCTACGCACCCCGTACACGCATGTGCGAGGTATTCCTCGACGGCAACTACATCGGCTACTATACCCTGACCGAAAAAGTCAAACGCGACGTCAACCGCATCGACATTGCCAAGCTTGATCCGGCAGACGTTTCGGGCGTAGAATTGACTGGCGGTTACATCATCGAAATGAACATCAATGGCGAACCCGGCGCCTGGAATTCGGCATATCCCTGCATCAACAACCAAACTTGTACTGCGCCCGTCGAATTCAAATTCGTCTATCCCAAGGCGAGCAACATCATGCCGCAGCAAGCCAACTATATCCATGAATATGTGGACTCCTTCGAAGATGTCCTCAACGGCCCCAACTTTGCCGATCCCGTCAATGGGTACCGCAAATTCGTGAAGATTGAGACGTTTATTGACTTCCTGATCGTCAACGAATTCAGCGTCAACTACGACAGCTACGGCCGCAGTACCTATATGTACAAGGAAAAAGCAACCGATGGCGGCAAGCTGAAAATCGGTCCTCCTTGGGACTATGACCGCGCCTTCGAATACTGGGAACCTTCCCGTACTTCGGGCTGGGTTTGGGAAATCACACACCCCTATTGGCCATTTCCATTTTGGTGGAGCAAGCTGTGGACGGAGCAAACCTACCGCAAGCAAGTGGCTTGCCGCTGGGAAATGTTGCGTCAAACGACCCTCAGCAACGATTCTTTCAACGTGATGATCGACAGCCTTCATGCCGAAATTGACGAGGCACAATCGCGCAACTTCACCGTTTGGAATGATCTGGGTGGCCAAACTTATCAGGATCAAATCGATTCGCTGCGGTCCTACATCACACGGAGGCTGGCTTGGATGGATGCCGAACTTGCCCAGGAAAATGTCGCACCGCCGTTCGTCTATCTGCCTTCGGATACGTTGGTTTGCGCCGGTACGGTTTATGACGCAAGTTTCAACGGTCCTCAGTTCGATTACAACTGGCAACCCGGCCCCGACAGTGCCTCGATTACCTTGAATACCTCCGGCATTTACACCCTGCAAGTCACCGATCAATACGGCTGCTACACCCGTCCGCAGATGGATGTGACGATTTCCGTACCCGATGCGAGCTTCACCGGGCAACAATCCGGCACAAGCCTCAACTGGACCTTTACTCCGAATGATCCAAATGGAACTTCCTACGCTTGGAACTTTGGCGATGGCGGCACATCTGCGCAGATGGCACCGGTGTACACCTACGCGACCGATGGCAGCTATTTGGTGACCTTGACCATGGCCGATTCGATTGGCTGTTCGGATACGGACAGCAGTACGATTCAGTTTGTTTTTGTCGGGACGGAGGAATTTGCAATTGGCTTGGAGGGAAGGATTTTCCCAAATCCATTTACGGACCGTCTTGAAGTGGCGCTCAACCTTCCTGCCAAGGGAAGTGGCGAATTGACGCTCAGCAACGAGCTCGGACAGGTCCTCTTGCAACAGGAATTCCGGGCAGGCGCGCAGCGTTTGGTACTTGGGACAGGCAGCTTGCCGGCCGGAGTTTACCTGCTTTCCGTACGGATGGCAGACCAACATGTGGTCCACAAAGTGGTGAAGGTCACGGAATAA
- a CDS encoding sphingomyelin phosphodiesterase, with amino-acid sequence MNLLRILVLFFMGFSGGISLSAQSPGMAPVQIQNAEIRPLRILSWNIYMLPKFAKITGKRQRAHEIAKQMLASDYDMLVFQESFLGDARRIIGKALADSFPYQFGPANRKFSIKTNSGIWILSKLPLKLLEEIDFVECEGFDDCFARKGALLLAGECNGHAFQILGTHLQAGGPDAIRKSQCVEMRSLLDRHKQAGVPQIIAGDMNTGHTDTAQYREMLSTLDAEDGPLAVKLPTVDGGYPNDLHSHGVRSLRVIDFVFYRGNGLAANRIERQMPHFQEPWSRKHKDLSDHFPVDFSVWW; translated from the coding sequence ATGAATTTGCTCCGAATTTTGGTTTTGTTCTTCATGGGCTTTAGCGGTGGCATCTCACTGTCAGCGCAGTCCCCGGGCATGGCTCCGGTTCAGATCCAAAATGCCGAAATCCGGCCGCTGCGCATCCTGTCTTGGAACATCTACATGCTCCCCAAGTTTGCAAAAATCACGGGCAAGCGCCAACGCGCCCATGAGATCGCCAAGCAAATGCTAGCGAGCGACTACGACATGCTCGTCTTTCAGGAATCGTTTTTGGGCGATGCCAGACGTATCATCGGCAAAGCCTTGGCAGACAGCTTCCCGTATCAATTCGGACCGGCCAACCGCAAATTCTCCATCAAAACCAATTCGGGAATTTGGATTTTGAGCAAACTGCCCTTGAAGCTGCTGGAAGAAATCGATTTTGTGGAATGCGAAGGCTTTGACGATTGCTTTGCGCGCAAAGGCGCGCTCCTGCTTGCAGGCGAATGCAACGGCCATGCCTTTCAAATCCTCGGCACGCACCTGCAAGCAGGCGGTCCCGATGCCATTCGCAAAAGCCAATGCGTAGAAATGCGCAGCCTCCTCGACCGCCACAAACAGGCTGGAGTACCGCAAATCATCGCCGGCGACATGAACACCGGCCATACCGACACAGCGCAATACCGCGAAATGTTGTCGACGTTGGATGCCGAGGACGGTCCGCTTGCGGTAAAACTTCCGACAGTCGACGGCGGATACCCCAATGACTTGCACAGCCATGGCGTGCGCAGTTTGAGGGTGATCGACTTCGTCTTCTACCGTGGAAACGGCTTGGCGGCCAACCGCATTGAACGCCAAATGCCGCATTTTCAGGAACCTTGGTCGCGCAAGCACAAGGACC